The Roseimicrobium gellanilyticum sequence GCCTGGCTCAGTCGCACCAGTTTCAAAATGCCGTCACCCGTGGGTTTTGGAGCTCCCTCCTGGCCAGAGGCCGGGCTCAGGGAGAAAAGCGCAGCGCCCAGCATGGCAAGGCCGGAGGTGAAGGTGCGTGCAAAGGAGGTCATGGATCTGGCGGACAAGTGAAAGTTCATGAGGCGCGGCTTTTGACAGTAGGCGGCGGACATCTACTCAAACAGGCAGGCTCCGTCCACCAGTCTGGCCCGGAACTCACGCACCGCCAACGTTTTCTCCCGCCAGGTCTGGTGGGATGCACCGCGCTGCGTCCCCGGCACTCCCGAAGAAACGCAGAACACACCTGGCTCGCGTGTCACGCAGGGCAGAATGGCCCATCAATCCGGATCATCGATTTCCAGATACGTGGGATCGCCCGCTTTCCCTGTGGCCGGATCATAGGCATACACGCGCATCTGTTTGAGGATAAATGCCCCCTGATACCTCTGCCCGCTACGCACCAGGAATTGCTTCACTTTCCTCGGCGATTTGTCCCAAGCCTCCATCTTCAGCATCGCGCCATTGCTCTTGGAAACCCAGAGATCCACCCACTGATACGGACCCCGTCCATCGGGATTCTGCACACGAACCACCCAACACTTGAAGCCCGCGAGGAGCGCATTCTCATCCATCACTTTCGCATTCGGCCAGTACAGGAAGCGCATGGCGAGGTCCTCATAGTTGATGGCCGTGCCCAGCACCGGCTGCGCGTAGAGTGCGGCAGGCATCTCCACTTTTCCGGAGGCATTCACACGAGTGAGCGTGGAGGACGTTTCCTTGAGATCCAGGCTGATGGTTTCTTTGGGCGGACTGGGAAAGACAAAGCGGATGACCTTGTCTGCCATGGTCAGCGTGAAAGGATGCGTCAGGCCGCCTTTCGTACGGAGCTGCCCTTTGAGCTGGTCCAGGTCCTGGGTAGCCTGGCTCATCCGCACCATTTCCAGAATGCCATCGCCCGTGGGTTTTGGAGTACTGCCCTGGGCCGAAGCAGAAGCAAAAGGCAAGAATGGTGCGCTCAACGTGGCAAAACTGAGGGCCAGGGCGCGAACGGAGCGGGTCATCATTCTTGCAGACAAGTGAAAGTTCATGGACGCGGCTTTTGACAGTGGGCCACGAACATCTACTCAAACAGGCACCCGCCGTCCACCAGTACCACCTTCAGTCTGTTCCGGAACCCATGCACCGCCAACGTTTCCTCCTGCCTGCCCTGGTGGTGCTGACGGTGGCGCGGTTTCTTCTCCTGCCCCAGACCGCGCTTTCTGAACTGGAGCAGCGGGTGCTCCAGCACGCACAGGAGGGTCACCTGTGGTATGAGGGCCTCGGCCCGCTGCTGCCGTGGTTGGTGAAAGTGAGCACGTTCGTCTTTGGTGAAGGTGGCTTCGGCGTGCGGTTCTTTGCGCCGTTGCTCATGCTCGGCGCGGGCTGGCTTCTGTGGATGCTGGTGCGGGGACTCTTTGATGCAACCACCGCTTCGTGGGCGCTGCTGGTGTTTCAGATCACACCTGTGGTGAATCTCGCCGCGGTCACCATGACGCACACCTCGCTGGGCATCGCCCTCTCCGTGGGAGTCATGGCGGCGGTGCGGGTGGCGCTGCATCGTGACTACCAGTTTCATCTGCACTGGTGGCTGCTGGCAGCGGCCTTCGCCGTGGTATTTCTGGCAGACTGGCGGATGAGCCTGATCTCCGTGGCCGCTGTCATCAGCATTCTCATCACTTCGCGAGGACGTCGTGCCTTGATGAAATGGCCCGTCCTGCCGGTGCTGGCACTTGCGCTCGGTTTGATGCTGGGATGGTTCCTGTGGTGGAATGGAAAGCACGAGTGGACCGCCTTTGAAGAGTTGCCGGTGAACGCACCAGACTCCTGGTGGCAGAAGCTGCTGGTCGTGCTGATCGCCTTCTCTCCCCTGCTACTGGCCGCCTGTGGATGGGCACTCGTGAAAAGCGCTGTTCCCCGGCCCATGACATATGCGGTGTCTGTCTTACAAGCCTATGCGTGGCCACTGGTACTGCTGGATGTCCTGTGCTGGATGAGCTTCCCCTGGCCCTACGCTGGCATGAGCGCATGGCTCGCACCTTCCATCGCACTGCTGGCCCATGTGTCCGTCAACTACGATGCCGGTCCGATGAAGAAGGTGCGCTGGGTGCGTGCTCTGGTGATTGCACTGGCAGCGCTGCAATCCTTGTGGCTCATGGGTGGCGGACTGCAGCGAGTGCTGGGGCTAGTGTGGTGAGCTGAAGCGCGAAGCGGCAACGTAGCTCGCGAGGCAGGTGGAATCTATCCCCGAACTCCGTTGTCTACGCTTAAATCTCCGGCCCCTCACGTCTCGAGAACGACTTCGAGACGCGTGCCCTTCGCACACCGTAAACACTCGCGAAGGGACTCGCGAGCTACGTGGTGCTCACGCGAGAGCCCCGTTCACTTCATCGGCGCGTACGCTTCCAACTCGGACAGGAACGCAAAGTCCGCCGGGAACTGATCCTGCTGCGAATGTTGGGCCACGAAGGTGACACGGATGTACCGCGCTTTCTTGGGCGCAAATCGCGCTTCCGCGCGGCCATCCTTCTTCGGTGCAAAGTCGTTGCGCCCCACTTCGGTGAAGGTCTTGCCGTCTTCACTGATGGACACTGCGACTGTCTTCGTAGAACCAACATTCGGCGCGCCATACACCACAGCCTGGATTTCCTTCACCGCACCAAGGTCTGCAGTCACCGTCTTGGGGAAGGTGGGCTCTGCGTCGGTGGCGTAGCAGTTGGGTGCATTGTTTCCCCACACGCCATCGGTCAGACCCGGGTCCCAGCCGTAGTTGTTCTTGTGGCTGGAGGTATAGGGCTTGCCGCGCAGGACATT is a genomic window containing:
- a CDS encoding glycosyltransferase family 39 protein is translated as MHRQRFLLPALVVLTVARFLLLPQTALSELEQRVLQHAQEGHLWYEGLGPLLPWLVKVSTFVFGEGGFGVRFFAPLLMLGAGWLLWMLVRGLFDATTASWALLVFQITPVVNLAAVTMTHTSLGIALSVGVMAAVRVALHRDYQFHLHWWLLAAAFAVVFLADWRMSLISVAAVISILITSRGRRALMKWPVLPVLALALGLMLGWFLWWNGKHEWTAFEELPVNAPDSWWQKLLVVLIAFSPLLLAACGWALVKSAVPRPMTYAVSVLQAYAWPLVLLDVLCWMSFPWPYAGMSAWLAPSIALLAHVSVNYDAGPMKKVRWVRALVIALAALQSLWLMGGGLQRVLGLVW
- a CDS encoding outer membrane lipoprotein-sorting protein, which codes for MPFASASAQGSTPKPTGDGILEMVRMSQATQDLDQLKGQLRTKGGLTHPFTLTMADKVIRFVFPSPPKETISLDLKETSSTLTRVNASGKVEMPAALYAQPVLGTAINYEDLAMRFLYWPNAKVMDENALLAGFKCWVVRVQNPDGRGPYQWVDLWVSKSNGAMLKMEAWDKSPRKVKQFLVRSGQRYQGAFILKQMRVYAYDPATGKAGDPTYLEIDDPD